A portion of the Malania oleifera isolate guangnan ecotype guangnan chromosome 3, ASM2987363v1, whole genome shotgun sequence genome contains these proteins:
- the LOC131150299 gene encoding uncharacterized protein LOC131150299 — translation MALRSLDNALPSMAPGRPKKQAKITVSIQKQSDKIAVNDENLPPTGDAAIDYISSENLKALPDPESKIQSLIEDLESKDWTKVCESLNDARRFALFHSALLLPVLEKVILVVVKAMKNPRSALCKTSIMASSDIFGAFGDSLLESTPSAAFDQLLLQLLLKASQDKRFVCEEADRTLNAMVEFMTPLPLLHKLKACVTHANLRVRAKAAVSISLCVSKMGLEGMKEYGLASLMQMAADLLNDRLPEAREAARSVIVSIYEGSMKHEEQKQESWQEFCQSSLPPIHAQSVVKIVSSH, via the exons ATGGCGCTGAGGTCCCTCGACAATGCTCTCCCATCAATGGCACCAGGAAGGCCAAAAAAGCAAGCGAAAATCACAGTTTCAATCCAAAAACAGTCAGATAAAATCGCTGTTAACGACGAAAATTTGCCTCCAACGGGGGACGCCGCTATAGACTATATTTCTTCTGAGAACCTCAAAGCCTTACCGGACCCAGAATCCAAGATTCAA AGCTTGATCGAAGATTTAGAATCGAAGGACTGGACTAAGGTTTGCGAGTCACTGAACGATGCTAGGAGATTTGCGCTCTTTCATTCCGCACTCTTACTCCCTGTTCT GGAAAAGGTGATTCTGGTGGTGGTGAAGGCGATGAAGAACCCAAGAAGTGCTCTGTGCAAAACCTCTATCATGGCTTCCTCTGATATCTTCGGCGCCTTCGGTGATAGCTTGCTCGAATCCACACCATCTGCTGCATTTGACCAATTG CTATTGCAGTTGCTGTTGAAAGCTTCTCAAGATAAGCGCTTTGTGTGCGAGGAAGCAGACAGAACTCTAAACGCAATGGTGGAGTTCATGACCCCTCTTCCTCTGCTCCACAAGCTCAAGGCGTGCGTTACCCATGCCAATCTGAGAGTCAGAGCCAAGGCTGCCGTCTCCATCTCCCTCTGTGTCTCCAAGATG GGGTTGGAAGGAATGAAAGAATATGGGTTGGCTTCGCTAATGCAGATGGCTGCAGATTTGTTGAATGATAGACTGCCAGAGGCAAGAGAAGCTGCTCGAAGTGTCATTGTTTCAATCTATGAGGGATCGATGAAACATGAAGAACAGAAGCAAGAGTCGTGGCAGGAGTTCTGCCAATCTAGTTTACCACCTATTCATGCACAATCTGTTGTCAAAATTGTATCTTCTCATTAA
- the LOC131150300 gene encoding pentatricopeptide repeat-containing protein At3g06920 encodes MMIFLRNQGMILFYLKCHHDYKICKKLASSCNGPSSELGRKAFSYASVGVQENLRKIDGLRQAADHVCSILESTPWGSTVESSLSALDERHQPELVIGVLKKLKDIDVAVNYFRWAERKTDQAHCPEAYNSLLMVMTRNKRFDFLEQILEEMSVAGFGPSNSTCIELVVSCVKSQRLRDAFDLMQTMRKFKFRPAFSAYTTLIGAFSEVQQPDLMLALFEQMQELGYEVNVHLFTTLIRVFARDGRVDAALSLLDEMKSISLEADIVLYNVCIDCFGKSGKVDMAWKFFHEMQTHNIMPDDVTYTSMIGVLCKANRLDEAVEMFEHMDLNRKVPCAYAYNTMIMGYGSVGKFDEAYSLLERQRAKGCIPSVIAYNSILTCLGKKGRIEEAMRIFQEMKNDAVPNLSTYNILIDMFCKAGKLEKALEIQNVMEEAGLFPNVSTVNIMIDRLCRAEKLDEACSIFEGMDHKICTPDAVTFCSLINGLGKHGRVDDAYRLYEKMLDAGLLPNSVVYTSLIRSFFKCGRKEDGHKIYKEMIRRGCPPDVTLLNIYMDCVFKAGETEKGRALFEEIRALGLVPDVRSYSILIHGLVKAGFARETYELFYAMKEQGLVLDTLAYNTVIDGFCKSGKVNKAYQLLEEMKVKGHQPTVVTYGSVIDGLAKIDRLDEAYMLFEEAKSKGVELNVVVYSSLVDGFGKVGRIDEAYLIMEELMQKGLTPNVYTWNCLLDALVKAEEINEALVCFRSMKDLKCSPNTVTYSILINGLCRVRKFSKAFVYWQEMQKQGLKPNTITYTTLISGLARAGNVSEANGLFERFKASGGVPDSGCYNSIIEGLSIANRAMDAYALFEETRLKGCNIYSKTCVTLLDALHKAECLEQAAIVGAVLREMAKAKHASKSF; translated from the exons ATGATGATCTTTCTAAGAAACCAAG GAATGATCCTTTTTTATTTGAAATGCCATCATGACTACAAAATTTGCAAGAAGCTTGCATCCTCATGTAATGGGCCTTCTTCTGAGCTGGGTAGGAAAGCTTTTTCCTACGCAAGTGTGGGCGTTcaagaaaatttaagaaaaattgatgGTTTAAGGCAAGCAGCTGACCATGTGTGCAGTATTTTGGAGAGTACTCCTTGGGGTTCCACAGTAGAAAGTTCCTTATCTGCTCTTGATGAAAGACATCAGCCAGAATTAGTTATTGGAGTCTTAAAGAAACTGAAGGACATTGATGTGGCAGTAAATTATTTCCGATGGGCTGAGCGCAAAACTGACCAGGCACATTGTCCAGAAGCATATAATTCACTTCTCATGGTAATGACGAGGAATAAAAGATTTGATTTCCTGGAACAGATTTTGGAGGAAATGAGTGTTGCTGGATTCGGCCCATCTAACAGTACATGTATTGAGTTAGTTGTAAGTTGTGTCAAGTCTCAAAGGCTGAGAGATGCTTTTGATCTCATGCAAACAATGAGGAAATTCAAATTCCGTCCAGCATTTTCAGCTTATACAACTCTAATTGGTGCCTTTTCTGAGGTTCAACAACCTGATCTCATGCTCGCTCTTTTTGAACAGATGCAGGAGCTAGGTTATGAGGTAAATGTGCATTTATTTACGACTCTAATCCGTGTATTTGCCAGGGATGGTCGAGTTGATGCTGCTCTTTCACTGCTGGATGAGATGAAGAGCATCTCTCTTGAAGCAGATATTGTGCTTTATAATGTTTGTATAGACTGCTTTGGCAAGTCAGGAAAGGTGGACATGGCATGGAAATTCTTTCATGAGATGCAAACACACAACATTATGCCTGATGATGTTACATATACTAGCATGATAGGAGTTCTCTGCAAAGCTAACAGGCTGGACGAAGCTGTGGAGATGTTTGAACATATGGATCTCAATAGGAAAGTCCCGTGTGCTTATGCTTATAACACCATGATCATGGGTTATGGCTCAGTTGGGAAGTTCGATGAAGCTTACAGTTTGCTTGAGAGGCAAAGAGCAAAGGGGTGCATTCCAAGTGTGATTGCATATAACAGCATTCTTACTTGCCTTGGGAAGAAGGGTAGAATAGAGGAAGCCATGAGGATCTTCCAGGAGATGAAAAATGACGCAGTGCCGAATCTTTCAACCTATAATATTCTTATAGATATGTTTTGCAAAGCGGGGAAACTTGAGAAGGCTTTGGAGATTCAAAATGTTATGGAAGAAGCTGGCTTGTTTCCTAATGTTTCGACTGTTAACATAATGATTGATCGGCTGTGTAGGGCTGAAAAACTTGATGAAGCTTGCTCTATATTTGAAGGTATGGATCATAAAATCTGCACTCCAGATGCAGTTACATTTTGTTCACTCATAAATGGCTTAGGAAAACATGGCCGGGTGGATGATGCCTATAGGCTATATGAAAAGATGCTAGATGCTGGCCTTCTTCCAAATTCTGTTGTCTACACATCCCTCATTAGGAGCTTCTTTAAGTGTGGCAGGAAGGAGGATGGTCACAAGATCTACAAGGAAATGATCCGCCGTGGTTGTCCTCCTGATGTAACACTCCTTAACATTTACATGGATTGTGTTTTCAAGGCTGGTGAAACTGAGAAGGGCAGGGCTCTATTTGAAGAAATTAGAGCTCTGGGACTTGTCCCAGATGTTAGGAGCTATTCCATACTTATTCATGGCCTTGTGAAAGCAGGTTTTGCGCGTGAGACCTATGAGTTGTTCTATGCAATGAAGGAACAAGGCCTTGttctggacactcttgcctacaacACTGTTATTGATGGGTTTTGCAAATCAGGTAAAGTGAACAAGGCTTACCAGCTCCTGGAGGAAATGAAGGTGAAGGGTCATCAACCCACTGTGGTTACATATGGCTCTGTCATTGATGGGCTTGCTAAGATAGACAGGCTTGATGAAGCATACATGCTGTTTGAAGAAGCAAAGTCGAAAGGAGTGGAGCTAAATGTGGTTGTATATAGTAGTCTGGTTGATGGGTTTGGGAAGGTGGGTAGAATTGATGAAGCATATCTTATCATGGAAGAGTTGATGCAAAAAGGTTTGACACCTAATGTATACACATGGAATTGCTTGCTTGATGCTCTAGTTAAGGCCGAAGAAATTAATGAAGCCCTTGTTTGCTTTCGGTCCATGAAAGACTTGAAATGTTCTCCAAACACCGTAACTTACAGCATTCTCATAAATGGTCTCTGTCGGGTACGCAAGTTTAGCAAGGCATTTGTATATTGGCAAGAGATGCAGAAGCAAGGATTAAAACCCAATACTATAACCTACACCACTTTGATCTCAGGGCTTGCAAGAGCTGGGAATGTATCAGAGGCTAATGGGCTCTTTGAAAGGTTCAAAGCGAGTGGAGGTGTACCAGATTCTGGTTGTTATAACTCTATAATTGAAGGGTTAAGCATTGCCAACAGGGCAATGGATGCATATGCACTTTTTGAGGAAACCCGACTGAAAGGCTGCAATATTTATTCCAAAACATGTGTTACCCTGTTGGATGCACTGCATAAGGCTGAATGCCTTGAGCAAGCAGCAATTGTAGGTGCCGTTTTGAGGGAAATGGCTAAGGCCAAACATGCATCAAAATCCTTTTAG
- the LOC131150298 gene encoding uncharacterized protein LOC131150298 has product MDPSMAGANCATFSFLLPPATAAAPKKPAVISCISPPSPFKRARRKNYLRPKLLKTLTKPSPTPTPLLPQEPLQDPIVPIESTELETPSNEASGAPCSAVAGEDIGARVLSERVSQEFQVTETSAAVDNLSTGSGFLKFALSLVGIFVFQTFCAVWVLGSVNSDQKDGSLRGEDESEDTGKIVKKSLFNGNGKLFFGNVEPRPVDVVHVGESELEEKIVQIRAMAKEARERERQELKANGVVSPLDELEGGDKVSENEVSRIRSSIEKEVDARLVKMQKRLNSIPDKSLVSLISNLSKSEVFGDRENGNNSDVKEEVNGALMFRKKFKFRNPTVGSRNKPKGFQQPEEDDNHANVKNSSLDQMMKSGRADNRDLLDGEQQLDLPEGHLLESVSIPFGEEAEGKPLRKDSKPVQIDGKNLQNERWGTEMGREIEFQNTEPKTGFIQETSHGRSSIEVVKSKGSSQVEMQTSRSSAKYKHDNSAVPNKHSGSRTNCSSKSKGRSKSALKKVMDERSSILTDLWWLNLPYVLAVYMHRGSNPDEPGGLFTLKTASSTPDQRDSSYTVAFEDRGDANNFCYILETFFEDLGDFSVEVMPLSVKELDEAVKSCTMKVIVVRKGQIQLYAGQPLADVEMALRSLVEPGQGAHSPKSK; this is encoded by the exons ATGGATCCAAGTATGGCGGGGGCGAATTGCGCCACCTTCTCTTTCCTCCTACCTCCGGCCACAGCCGCCGCTCCAAAGAAGCCGGCGGTGATATCTTGCATTTCACCTCCATCCCCTTTTAAACGCGCAAGGAGAAAGAACTACTTACGCCCCAAACTGTTGAAAACCCTAACTAAACCCTCCCCCACCCCGACCCCTCTCCTTCCCCAAGAGCCTCTTCAAGATCCCATTGTTCCCATCGAGTCCACCGAGCTCGAGACTCCCTCCAATGAGGCCTCCGGTGCACCATGTTCAGCCGTCGCAGGAGAAGACATTGGAGCCCGCGTCCTCAGTGAGCGAGTTTCTCAAGAATTCCAAGTGACCGAGACCTCGGCTGCCGTCGATAATTTGTCTACTGGATCAGGTTTTCTTAAATTCGCGTTATCTTTGGTAGGGATTTTTGTGTTTCAGACATTTTGTGCTGTTTGGGTGCTGGGTTCTGTTAATTCTGACCAGAAAGATGGGAGCCTGAGAGGTGAGGATGAATCCGAGGATACGGGAAAGATAGTGAAAAAATCATTGTTTAATGGAAATGGCAAATTGTTTTTCGGGAATGTTGAGCCGAGACCGGTTGATGTTGTTCATGTGGGTGAGTCTGAATTGGAAGAGAAAATTGTCCAAATCAGGGCAATGGCAAAAGAGGCAAGGGAGCGCGAGAGACAGGAGTTGAAGGCCAATGGTGTGGTATCGCCTTTGGATGAGCTTGAAGGTGGTGATAAGGTTTCAGAAAATGAGGTTTCTAGGATTAGAAGTAGCATTGAGAAAGAGGTTGATGCGCGATTGGTTAAGATGCAGAAGAGGTTGAATTCTATTCCGGACAAGTCCCTGGTGTCATTGATTAGTAATCTGAGCAAGTCTGAGGTATTTGGAGACAGAGAAAATGGGAACAATTCTGATGTAAAAGAAGAGGTTAACGGAGCATTGATGTTCAGGAAAAAGTTCAAATTCAGAAATCCTACTGTAGGTTCAAGAAATAAACCCAAGGGATTTCAACAACCTGAAGAAGACGATAATCATGCCAATGTAAAAAATAGTAGTTTAGATcaaatgatgaaaagtggaagAGCTGATAATAGAGATTTACTAGACGGAGAACAACAGCTAGACTTGCCTGAAGGTCATTTGCTCGAAAGTGTATCCATCCCTTTTGGGGAAGAAGCTGAAGGGAAACCACTACGCAAAGATTCAAAACCCGTGCAAATTGATGGGAAGAATTTGCAGAATGAAAGGTGGGGAACAGAGATGGGAAGGGAGATTGAGTTTCAGAATACTGAACCAAAGACTG GCTTCATTCAGGAGACTAGTCATGGAAGGTCTTCAATTGAAGTGGTGAAGTCAAAAGGTTCAAGTCAGGTTGAGATGCAGACTTCTCGAAGCTCTGCAAAATACAAGCATGATAATTCGGCTGTACCCAATAAGCATTCTGGTTCACGCACTAATTGCAGTTCTAAAAGTAAAGGCAGAAGCAAATCAGCACTTAAGAAAGTCATGGATGAACGGTCGAGCATTTTGACTGATTTGTGGTGGTTGAATCTTCCATATGTTTTA GCTGTTTATATGCATAGAGGTTCTAACCCTGACGAGCCAGGAGGACTTTTTACCTTGAAGACTGCTTCTAGTACACCGGACCAGAGGGACTCATCCTATACTGTTGCTTTTGAGGACCGTGGTGATGCTAATAACTTCTGTTATATTCTGGAAACATTTTTTGAAGATCTGGGTGATTTTAGTGTTGAAGTCATGCCTTTGTCAGTAAAA GAACTTGATGAGGCAGTAAAATCATGTACAATGAAGGTAATTGTGGTGAGGAAGGGACAGATTCAGCTTTATGCTGGGCAACCACTTGCTGATGTCGAGATGGCTTTGCGTTCTTTAGTTGAACCAGGCCAAGGTGCCCATTCACCAAAATCAAAATGA